A genomic window from Camelus ferus isolate YT-003-E chromosome 9, BCGSAC_Cfer_1.0, whole genome shotgun sequence includes:
- the LOC116665893 gene encoding argininosuccinate lyase-like produces the protein MTSTYSRGLEKAGLLTKAEMDQILQGLDKVAEEWDQGTFKLNPNDEDIHTANERRLKELIGETARKLHTGRSQNDQVVTDLRLWVRRNCSTLSAPLWELIRTMVDRAEAEWDVLFPGYTHLQRAQPTCWSHWILSQRL, from the coding sequence ATGACCAGCACCTACAGCCGGGGCCTGGAGAAGGCAGGGCTCCTCACCAAGGCCGAGATGGACCAGATACTCCAGGGCCTGGACAAGGTAGCTGAGGAGTGGGACCAGGGTACCTTCAAACTAAACCCCAACGACGAGGACATCCATACAGCCAACGAGCGGCGTCTGAAGGAGCTCATCGGTGAAACCGCACGGAAGCTACACACAGGACGAAGCCAGAATGACCAGGTAGTCACAGACCTCAGGCTGTGGGTGAGACGGAACTGCTCCACGCTCTCTGCCCCCCTCTGGGAGCTCATCAGAACCATGGTGGATCGGGCGGAGGCGGAATGGGACGTCCTCTTCCCGGGGTACACACACCTGCAGAGGGCTCAGCCCACCTGCTGGAGCCACTGGATCCTGAGCCAGAGACTCTGA